Part of the Pseudarthrobacter sp. L1SW genome, TTGGTGACCGGATTGCAGTGGTGGGAGCGGGCCTTGTGGGCGGCATGGTTGCCACCCTGCTGAGGACCTTCCCATTGCAACGGCTGCAGCTGGTGGACCTGGATCCGGGCCGGAAGCGCCTGGCGGATTCCCTGGGCGTGGACTTTGCCCACCCGGATGACGCCCTGGCCGACTGCGACATCGTCTTCCACTGCTCTGCATCCCAGGAAGGCCTTGAGCGGAGCCTGCAGCTCGTGGGCGACGAGGGGGACGTCATCGAGATGTCCTGGTACGCCAACCGGGAGGTGACCCTGCCGCTGGGGGAGGACTTCCATGCCCGGCGGCTATCCATCAGGGCCAGCCAGGTAGGTGTGGTGGCACGCGCCCGCCGGCACCGCCGGACCAGCGCCGACCGCCTGGACCTCGCCGTCTCGCTGCTGAAGGACCCCGTCTTCGACACCTTCCTCACCGGTACCTCGCCGTTCGCCGAGTTGCCTGACACCGTGCAGGACCTCGCCCACGGGAACCTTGAGGCCTTGTGCCACGTGATTGAGTACCCCCACGACGAAGACCGCCGAAACAAAGACGCCCAGAACGAAGATTCCCGCCAGACCCGAGAAGACCAGAGGTAGCCCATGTTCAGCCTGACCGTCCGCCGCCACTTCATGATCGCCCACAGCCTTCCCCGTGAGGCGTTCGGGCCCGCCCAGGCACTGCATGGGGCAACCTTTGTGGCCGAGGTGTCCTTCCGCCGTCGGACGCTTAACGATGACGCGATCGTGCTGGACATCGGCGCCGCCGGCACCTTGATCGAGGAGGTGCTGGCAGGCCTGAACTACCGCAACCTGGACGAGCACCCGGACTTCACGGGCAAACTCAGCACCACCGAGGCGCTGGCCGAGTACATTGCCCAGTCCGTTGCGGACAAGCTGAAGAATGACGACGACGGCGGGCAGCTTGCGGGCATCGACGTCACCCTGCGCGAGAACCCGGACGCCTGGGCCACCTATTCGCTGGACCTGCTGCCGGCAGCCTGATCCAGTGCCCCGCATCCGACTGCTGGTCCCCGGCAACATCCACCACCATTCCGGCGGCAACGTCTACAACGCGCGGCTGGTGCAGGGCCTGGAGGCTTTGGGGACAGAAGTCGAAGTGATCGCAGTGGACGGCGCCTGGCCGGAAGCCAGTGCACACGCGCGGCGCCGGCTGGGCAGCCTCCTCGGCGCCTGGGAACAGGACGCGGGACTGCAGGGCGCGGGCAAGCAGGACGCGGAACAGCAGGCGGCAGGACTGCAAGCGGCAAGCCAGCAGGGCACAAGCCAGCACGGCGCGGGCCAGCAAGCGGCAAGCCAGCAGGGCACAAGCCAGCAGGGCACAAGCCAGCACGGCGCGGGCCAGCAGGGTGCACGGCCGCAGGGCATCGTGACGCTGGTGGACGGGCTGATCGCCATGGGTGCGCCGGATGAGCTGGAGTTCGCGGCCAAAGCCGGCCGGGAAACCTGGGTGCTGGTCCACATGCCGGCCCCCGCCCGCCACGGGCTCGAGGCGAGGTCCCTGCGCGCCGCCGCCGGGGTGCTGTGCACCAGCACCTGGGCCAGGGATGTCCTGGCGGCGCGCCACGCCCTTCGCGGGCTCAAGGTTGCCCTTCCCGGCACCGATCCGGCGCCCTTGGCCGGAGGATCCGCGCCGCCCCACATCGTCACCGTCGCCGCACTCCTGCCCAACAAGGACCAGTTGCTTGTGGTTGAGGCGCTGGGCCTGCTGCAGGACCTCGACTGGACGGCATCGCTGGTGGGATCGGACCAGGCAGACGGCGGGTACACCGGCAAGGTTCGCGCCGCCGTTCATGCGAACGGGCTGGACGGGCGGATCCAGCTCACCGGCGAGCTGACCGGCCAGCCGCTGGAAAGCGCATGGCAGCGGGCGGATCTCAGCCTGCTGGTCTCCCGCGCTGAGGCTTTCGGCATGGTGGTCACTGAGTCGCTCGCCCGGGGTATCCCCGTTATCGTGCGCGACGGAACGGGCGCGGTTGAAGCCTTGCGCCTCGGCGCGCCGGGAACGGACGACGACGGCGGCTCGCTTCCAGGAGCGAAGGTTGCGTTCCCCGCCGATGATGACCCTGCCAACCCCGCCCTGCTTGCCCAGGTCCTCCGCAGCTGGCTGGAGGACCCCGCAACCAGGGCTTCCTGGCGGGAGAGGGCGGTTCAGGCCAGGAACAGGCTGCCGGGCTGGGACCGCACAGCGGCCGTGGTGCTGGACGCCATCCGGAATTAGAGCCGCGTACGGTGCCCGGCGAAGAACTCACGCAGCAGTCCGGCGCATTCCGCCTCGCGCACGCCGGGGTAGACCTCAACCCAATGGTTCAGGCGGCGCTCGCGGAGCACGTCGAACACGGATCCGGCCGCCCCCGCCTTCTCATCCCACGCCCCGAAGACCACGCGGGGAATCCGGGCCAGGACAACGGCGCCGGCGCACATGGCACAGGGCTCAAGGGTTACCACCAGGGTGCAATCGGCAAGCCGCCAGCCGTCCCCGGTTCCGCCGTCGAGCAGTGAAAGCTGGCGCAGCCGGTCCGCCGCCTCGCGGATAGCAACCATTTCGGCATGGGCAGTGGGATCGCCCAGCTCCTCCCGCTGGTTCCGCCCGGAACCCAGCACGGCGCCGTCGGGACCCAGCACCACCGCACCAATCGGCACATCCTCCGTGGCGAGGGCGCGGCGGGCCTCAGCCAGGGCAAGGCCCATCCACGCGTCGAATTTTTTATCTGCGGAGACCATGGCTCAATGATAGTTTCGTGGGATAACCAAAGCCCGTGACGCCCAGCCGCCGGGAGGCACAGTGAGCACCGTCCGAGACCGCATGGACAAGTGGATCAAGCCCTACGCCGCCTTGTGGCTGACCATGATCATTGGGGGAACACTGGTGGTCGCCCTGGCCCTGCTCGGCGCCGAGGTGTACGCGAACGTGGTGGACGAGGAAGGGCTGGCGAGCCTCGATATTCCTGCACTGGAATACTCCCAATCGCTGCGGAACCCGGACGTGGATGCCTTCGCCACGGGCTTTACCAACGTGGGCGGCGGGATCGGGATGCCCATTCTTGCCAGCATCCTCACCGCGTGGCTGACATTCCTGAGCAGGACCTGGCGGCCCATCGTCCTGGTGGGCGGTGCTGCCCTCGTTTCCACAACGGCCACCACCCTGGGCAAGCGCCTGGTGGGCAGGGCGCGGCCGGACCATTCGGAGGCTGTGCCGCCCTATGAAACCACACCGTCCTTCCCCAGCGGACACACCCTGAACACAACGGTGGTGATCGGGGTCCTGGTCTACCTGATGTGCCTTCAGTTCCGGATCCTCTGGGCCAGGATCGCCGCGATCACGGCCGGCGCCATCTTTATCATCGCCATGGGCCTGAGCAGGGTTTTCCTGGGACACCACTGGCTGACCGATGTAATGGCCGGCTGGTTCCTTGGCCTCGCCTGGGTGTGCATGGTGATCCTGGCCCACCGGTTGTTCCACCTGATACGGCGCCGCGAGCACGCAGGCCCTGCGCCCACGTTTGAACGCCCCGTGGTGCGGGATGTAGTGGCCGACGCGGTGCACCATGACGGGCGGCACACCGACCGGGGCGAGGGTAATGCCGGGTGATAGTTTTGACCCATGCGCACTCTCGTTGTTGACCACCCGCTGGTCGCCCATAAGCTCACCGTCCTCCGGGACAAAAACACCCCGTCCCCGGTTTTCCGGCAGCTGACGGAGGAGCTGGTGACCCTCCTCGCCTACGAGGCCACCCGAGAGGTCCGCACCGAGCCCGTCACCATCGAAACCCCCGTCAGCACCACCGTGGGCACGGCGTTCACCAAACCCACTCCACTGGTGGTCCCCATCCTTCGTGCGGGACTGGGCATGCTGGAGGGCATGACCAAGCTGGTCCCAACCGCTGAAGTGGGCTTCCTGGGCATGGCCCGTGACGAGGAAACCCTGGACATCATCACCTACGCCGAGCGCCTCCCCGAGGATCTCACCGACCGGCAGATCTTCGTGCTGGATCCCATGCTTGCCACCGGCGGAACACTGCGCGAAGCCATCAAGTTCCTGTTCAAGCGCGGCGCCTCCGATGTCACGTGCATCTGCCTGCTCGCCGCGCCGGAAGGCCTGGCCAAGCTGGAGGAAGAACTCTCCGGCGCAAACGTCACTATTGTCCTGGCGTCCATCGACGAGAAGCTCAACGAAAAGTCCTACATCGTCCCCGGCCTCGGCGACGCCGGCGACCGGCTGTACGGCATCGCAGGCTAGGACTCAAGCCTTTCCCGCTTCCCAACACAAGGCTTAGCCTGTGCGCATGGACTGGAAACTGGAACTCGTTTTTGTGCCCGTGTCCGATGTGGACCGCGCCAAAGACTTCTACGTCAACAAAGTGGGCTTCAACGCAGATTTCGACGAGCGGCCCAGCGACTCCATCAGGTTCGTGCAGCTGACCCCGCCAGGGTCTGCCTGCTCCATCTGCATTGGGGAAGGGCTCACGGATGCGCCTCCCGGCACAGGCTCAAACCTGCAGCTCGTGGTCAATGACATCCAGGCCGCCCATGCGCAGCTGAAGGCCAACGGGGTGGAGGTCAGCGATGTGGACGTGCAGGACTGGGGCCATTTTGTGTACTTCGCCGACCCTGACGGGAACCGGTGGGCGGTCCAGTACATCCCGGGCCGGGACGTACTGGACCGCGAGGGGCAAGCTGCCTCGGTTTAGTACCAGTTATTGGCGTAGTGGAAGTTCAGTGCTCCACACGGGGACTGGTAGCGCTCCTGGATGTAGTCCAGGCCCCAGTTGATCTGCGTGCGGTAGTTGGTGAGGTAGTCGGCGCCGGCGCTGGCCATCTTCTCAGCCGGCAGGGACTGGACGATGCCGTAGGCGCCGCTGCTCGGGTTGGTGGCCGTGGTGGTCCAGTCCGATTCCTTGGTCCACAGGGTCTGCAGGCACTGCATCTGGTCTGGTGCCCAGCCATAGGAAGCCAGCTGACCGGCAGCGTACGCTTGGGCGCCTGCGGGATCGTTAACCGCGACGACGGGTGCGGGCTCGGGTGCCGGTTCGGGCGCCGGGGCAGGTGCCGGCTCGGGCGCAGGAGCTGGCGCGGGTTCCGCGGCCGGGGCTGGAGCCGGTTCGGCGGCCTGCGGGACAACGTTGATCGGCTCTGCCGGGGCGGCAGGCGCGGGGTTGGCACGGATTTCGCTCTGCTCCATGCTCAGCTTCGACTGGGCCTCCGAGGCCTGCGCTTCAGTGGCGGCCACGCGGGCGCTGGTGTCAGTGGCCTGGCCCGCGGCGCCGACTCCAACGAGGAGGGCGCAGGACGCTGCCAGGATCGCGGCGCGCTGGCCGAAGGACGGGATTTTGCCTGCTGCGCGCGGAGCGCTGGCGTCGGAGCCTGAAAGCGGGCGTGGTTTTACAAGGAACTTTGACATGATGGATCGCCTCTCACACCTGCGGAGTTAGCTGTCGGGTTCGGATGAGGGCATCCGGCCGCACGGATAAAACACGTGCAGGCTTAACCCCAAGGGCATTGAGTGCCCGGGACGGTGGGTCCCCCGCCTCTGCCGTTGCTCAAGAGGAATCCGGGAAGTGGCAGAGCTTGGCGTCAACCCGGGATATGCGGTCCGATCGCGGAACGCACCCTATCGACGGTACAGGAGTGCAGGACAAAAGTCACATTTTGGTAACGGGGATCACGACGAGGGCGCGTCGCCTTGCGCCATTCCGCGGAACAAGGGCAGCTGCAAGGTGAACTGCGTGTGGCCCGGTTGCGACGTTACCGTTACCCGTCCGCCGTGGGCCTCGACGATGGACTCGACGATGGACAACCCCAGGCCGCTGGTTCCCTCAGCGGCGAGGGCAACGTTGGCGGTGCCCGCGCGGGCCGCGTCTACGCGGGCAAACCGCGCGAAGACGTGGTCCACGAACTCAGGCGGAATGCCGCCGCCGTCGTCCGTTACCGTCACCACCGCGGCGCCCTCCGGCGTTTTCCCCACGCCCGTGACCACCGTGGTGCCGGGAGGGGTGTGCTTGCGGGCGTTGGAGAGCAGGTTCATCAACACCTGCCGCAGCTGGGATGGATCCCCCTTGACCACCACCGGCTCGTCGGGAAGCTCCAGGCGCCAGGTGTGCCCGGGAGCCATGACTTTTTCGTCGCTGACGCCTTCCACCACCAGCTGGGTCAGGTCCACCTCGCTGAGCTTCAGCGGCTGGCCTTCATCAAGCCGCGCGAGCAGCAGGAGATCCTCCACCAAGGCGGTCATCCGTTCCGACTGGCTTTGGACCCGCGCCAGCGACTTCTCCCCGTCCGCAGTAAGGTTTTCCGTCATCCTCATCAGCTCGGTGTAGCCGCG contains:
- a CDS encoding zinc-binding alcohol dehydrogenase, with amino-acid sequence MTNQSSPMHATAYWTTAKEHGELRPEELPARGPDEALVRALYSGISKGTEMVVHAGAVPPRVAEEMRAPHQEGHFPGPVKFGYLSVGVVEEGPESWVGKRVFCLNPHQDLYVVPVSSLTKIPDDVPSRRAVLTGTVETAVNALWEAGPRLGDRIAVVGAGLVGGMVATLLRTFPLQRLQLVDLDPGRKRLADSLGVDFAHPDDALADCDIVFHCSASQEGLERSLQLVGDEGDVIEMSWYANREVTLPLGEDFHARRLSIRASQVGVVARARRHRRTSADRLDLAVSLLKDPVFDTFLTGTSPFAELPDTVQDLAHGNLEALCHVIEYPHDEDRRNKDAQNEDSRQTREDQR
- a CDS encoding 6-carboxytetrahydropterin synthase, translating into MFSLTVRRHFMIAHSLPREAFGPAQALHGATFVAEVSFRRRTLNDDAIVLDIGAAGTLIEEVLAGLNYRNLDEHPDFTGKLSTTEALAEYIAQSVADKLKNDDDGGQLAGIDVTLRENPDAWATYSLDLLPAA
- a CDS encoding glycosyltransferase family 4 protein, yielding MPRIRLLVPGNIHHHSGGNVYNARLVQGLEALGTEVEVIAVDGAWPEASAHARRRLGSLLGAWEQDAGLQGAGKQDAEQQAAGLQAASQQGTSQHGAGQQAASQQGTSQQGTSQHGAGQQGARPQGIVTLVDGLIAMGAPDELEFAAKAGRETWVLVHMPAPARHGLEARSLRAAAGVLCTSTWARDVLAARHALRGLKVALPGTDPAPLAGGSAPPHIVTVAALLPNKDQLLVVEALGLLQDLDWTASLVGSDQADGGYTGKVRAAVHANGLDGRIQLTGELTGQPLESAWQRADLSLLVSRAEAFGMVVTESLARGIPVIVRDGTGAVEALRLGAPGTDDDGGSLPGAKVAFPADDDPANPALLAQVLRSWLEDPATRASWRERAVQARNRLPGWDRTAAVVLDAIRN
- a CDS encoding nucleoside deaminase, whose product is MVSADKKFDAWMGLALAEARRALATEDVPIGAVVLGPDGAVLGSGRNQREELGDPTAHAEMVAIREAADRLRQLSLLDGGTGDGWRLADCTLVVTLEPCAMCAGAVVLARIPRVVFGAWDEKAGAAGSVFDVLRERRLNHWVEVYPGVREAECAGLLREFFAGHRTRL
- a CDS encoding phosphatase PAP2 family protein — its product is MDKWIKPYAALWLTMIIGGTLVVALALLGAEVYANVVDEEGLASLDIPALEYSQSLRNPDVDAFATGFTNVGGGIGMPILASILTAWLTFLSRTWRPIVLVGGAALVSTTATTLGKRLVGRARPDHSEAVPPYETTPSFPSGHTLNTTVVIGVLVYLMCLQFRILWARIAAITAGAIFIIAMGLSRVFLGHHWLTDVMAGWFLGLAWVCMVILAHRLFHLIRRREHAGPAPTFERPVVRDVVADAVHHDGRHTDRGEGNAG
- the upp gene encoding uracil phosphoribosyltransferase, which codes for MRTLVVDHPLVAHKLTVLRDKNTPSPVFRQLTEELVTLLAYEATREVRTEPVTIETPVSTTVGTAFTKPTPLVVPILRAGLGMLEGMTKLVPTAEVGFLGMARDEETLDIITYAERLPEDLTDRQIFVLDPMLATGGTLREAIKFLFKRGASDVTCICLLAAPEGLAKLEEELSGANVTIVLASIDEKLNEKSYIVPGLGDAGDRLYGIAG
- a CDS encoding glyoxalase superfamily protein, which produces MDWKLELVFVPVSDVDRAKDFYVNKVGFNADFDERPSDSIRFVQLTPPGSACSICIGEGLTDAPPGTGSNLQLVVNDIQAAHAQLKANGVEVSDVDVQDWGHFVYFADPDGNRWAVQYIPGRDVLDREGQAASV